The DNA sequence AGCGGGAAAGTTAATTATATATTTCACATAAAATAATATTATTATGCAAGAGTTCATCGAAGAAAAACCCGACTGGCTAAGGATAAAGCCGCCGAAGACTGAGAAATATAGGATCGTTAAAAAGACGCTGGCAGAACTGGGCATTAATACGGTCTGCACGAGCGCAAAATGCCCTAATACTTTCGAATGCTGGGATAAAGGCTCGCCCACCTTCCTGATCCTGGGGGCCGTGTGCACTCGTGCCTGTCGTTTTTGTGCGGTCGCGCATGCGCGGCAGGGGCAGGAGATCGACCCCGAGGAGCCGGCCGCCATCACAGAAGCCGTAAAAAAGCTGGGGCTATCATACGTGATCATGACATCTGTCGACAGGGACGACCTGGAGGACTATGGGGCCGGCCATTACGCCGCCTGTATTCATGCAATAAAGACGCTGTCTCCGGATATACGGGTCGAGGTGATCATACCGGACTTCGCCGGCCGCGTGGACCTTCTGCGAAAGGTCATCGATGCGGGGCCCGACGTGATCGCCCATAATGTCGAGACCGTGGAGCGGATATCGCCGACGGCACGGGACCGGAAGGCCGGGTATTACCGCTCGATCGACGTCCTGAGGAACGTAAAACGCTATGAGCCGGGCGTCCGGACAAAATCCTCGATCATGCTCGGGCTCGGCGAAGAGGAGGACGAGGTGAAGGAGACGATACGGAGGCTTCACGAAGCTCGCGTGGACGTGCTCACCATGGGCCAGTACCTGTGTCCCGGTGATACCTGCCTGCCCGTCCAGCGGTATGTATCCCCGGAAGAGTTCGGGCGGCTGAAGGCCTTTGCCGAGTCGCTGGGATTCAGGGCCGTCGCCGCGGGGCCATTCGTCAGGAGCTCCTATCGCGCGGCCGAATATTTTAAGGAACGATAGAGGATGCTCGACGACCAATACCTGTACAGGCTCGAAAAAGGAGAGACATTTCATATCATAGACCAGGATGGGACGGCGAACGAGCTGGACCCGGGCCTGCCGCCGGATATGCTCGTTAAAATGTACCGGATGATGGTGCAGGCCCGGATGTTCGACGAGAAGGCGATAAAGCTTCAGAGGGCCGGCCGCATGGGGACATACCCGCCGCTGAGCGGCCAGGAGGCAGTGCAGGTCGGCAGCGCCTTCGCGCTGGACGACGCGGACTGGATGGTGCCCTCGTATCGTGAGGCCGGGGCCATGATGGCCAGGGGCGTGCCCATGAAGCTCCAATACATGATGTGGATGGGCAACGACCTTGGTAACCGGATCCCCGACGGTGTGAACTGCCTCCCTATATCCATCCCCGTGGGCAGCCAGATGCTGCACGCTACGGGCATGGCCTGGGCGGCGAATATTCGAAAGGAAAAGAACGCCTTCTTATGCTATTTTGGCGACGGGGCCACGTCCCGGGGCGACTTCCACGAGGCCCTGAACTTCGCGGGCGTCTTTCAGGTCCCCGCCGTCTTCCTGTGCTCGAACAACGGCTTCGCCATCTCGACGCCGGTAGTCCTGCAGACGCATGCGGAGACGATCGCGCAAAAGGCCATCGCCTACGGCATCCGGGGCTACCGCCTCGACGGCATGGACGTGCTTGCTTCCTACGTGCTGGCGAAGGATGCTCTCGACCGGGCGAAGAAAGGCGAAGGCCCGGCGCTCATCGAGGCGCTCTGCTATCGTTTCGGGCCGCACACGACGGCCGATAACCCCGACCTTTATCGTGATAAAGAAATGGTGGAAAAGCTTAAAAGGGAAAATGACCCGGTCCCCAGGTTCAGGAACTACCTGGCGAGAAAAAAGCTCTGGGATGACGCCAGGGATAAGGCGCTCATCGAAGAGATCGATAGCCTGGTCGATGCAGCAGCCAGAGAGGCGGAGCAGGCTCCGCCGCCGAAGTTCGAGGGCCTCGTTAAAAACGTGTTCGCGCAGGTGCCCGCCTACCTGGAGGATGAGCTCAATTACTTTAAGAAAGTCTCGGGAGGCGGCGGACAATGATGATGAATAACGTCCAGGCCGTAAATGACGCGCTGATGTACGAGATGGGACGCGACCCCTCGGTAATGGTCATAGGCGAGGACGTCGGCCGGGAAGGCGGCGTTTTCCGGGCCACGGCCGGCCTTCAGCTAAAATATGGCAAGGCCAGGGTGGTCGATACGCCGCTATCGGAGAACGGCATCGTGGGTACGGCAGTCGGGCTGGCTCTGAACGGGATGAAGCCCGTCGCGGAGATACAATTTTCCGGGTTTGTGCTGGCCGCATATGACCAGCTAATGTCCCATGCCTCGCGCATGCGGCAGCGCTCCATGGGAAGGTTCCACGTGCCCATGGTCGTGCGAATGCCATTCGGCGGCGGCGTGCGGGCGCTGGAGCACCACAGCGAGAGTGACGAGACCATCTACGTACAGATCCCGGGCCTGAAAGTCGTCGCGGCCTGTACGCCGACCGACATGAAGGGCTTGCTGATCTCTGCGATCCGGGACCCGGATCCAGTCGTTTTCCTCGAGCACATACGATTATACAGGGCCTTCCGGGAAGATGTGCCCGAAGGCGAGTTTACAGTGCCCATCGGAAAGGCACGCGTGGCTCTGCAGGGCAAAGACCTGACGATACTTGCCTGGGGGGCCATGGTCAATGTTTCCCTGGAGGCGGCAAAACTGCTGCGGAAGGAGAACATCAGCGCCGAGGTCGTCGACCTTCGGACGCTGAAGCCGCTGGATAAGGAGGAGGTCTTAAACTCCGTGAAGCGTACGGGCAGAGTAGTCATCGTGGAGGAAGCGCACAGGATATCGGGCTTCGGCTCCGACCTGAGCGCCATCATCTCCGAGGAAGCAATGCTGTACCTTAAAGCGCCGATATTACGGGTATCCGGCTATGATATCCGGTTCCCGCTCTATAAGCTGGAGGACGAGTACCTGCCTGACCCGCATCGGGTCGTACTGGCGGCAAGGGAAGTCATGAGTTTTTGAAGGTGAAAGATTGGCATACGAGTTCAAGCTGCCCGACCTGGGCGAGGGCATAACGTCCGGCGAGATCAAGAAATGGCACGTGAGGAAGGGGGAGAAGGTCGGGGAGGATCAGACCATCGCCGAGGTCGAGACCGATAAGGCCGTGGTCGAGCTTCCGTCGCCCGTTACCGGCATTGTCGAGGACCTCAGGGCACCTGAGGGTAATAAGGTCAATGTCGGCGAAGTAATCGCCGTCATCAAAGAAGAAGGGGCGCCGGAGGCGCCAGCACAGCCGAAGGCCGAAGAGACAGCGCAGGAAGCCCGTAAGCCCGAGGTCCAGGCGCCACCGCCGCCAGCCGAAGCGAAGAAAGTACCGGCCCTTGCTACGCCCGCTACCCGGATGCTGGCGAAACAGCTTAGTGTCGACATCGATACCATTAAAGGCACCGGGCCCATGGGCCGTATCACCGACGAGGACGTGAAAAGTGCGGCACAGATGCCCGTGGAGAAAAAGCCGGAGGCTCCGCCGGCGCCGGCTCCTCAGAAAGCCATGGGCAGAGAAGAGCGCATACCATTCCGGGGCATCCGGAGGACTATATCGGAGAACATGATGCGCTCCGTATCGCATACCGCCCAGGTGACGCTGGTCGACGACGCCGACCTGACTAAGCTCGTAGAAATACGTGAGCGCATAAATAAAAAGCTGGGCGGGGAGGCCAAAATCAGCTACCTCGCCTTTTTTGTCAAGGCCGTGGTCGCCGCCCTCATAGCCCACCCTGTACTAAACTCCAGTTTAGACGAGGAGAAGGGCGAGATCGTCATAAAAAAATACTACAATATCGGCATTGCGGTAGATACCGACCGGGGCCTGATCGTCCCGGTCCTCAAGGACGCCGACAAAAAGAGCTTAATTGATATCTCAAAGGAGCTCGTCCACATCATCGAGCTGACGCGGGACGGCAAGATCGGCGTGGAACAGCTCAAGGGCAGCACGTTCACCATCGCGAACATCGGCAGTATCGGCGGGCTCTTTTCAACGCCCATCGTCAACTATCCAGACGTAGCGATCCTCGAGATGCAGCAGATACGGGATATGCCGAGGGTCGTGGACGGTAATATCGTCATCCGAAAGGTCATGTACCTGCCGCTCACCATCGACCACCGCATCGTGGACGGCGCGGACGGCCAGCGCTTCTTGAACGACCTGAAGCGGTTCCTGGAAGACCCGGAGCAATTGCTAGTGAGTATGGTGTAGCATGGTCGTCGGGGATATCGAGACAGGCACGGACGTGCTCATAGTAGGGGCCGGGCCCGCCGGCTATACCTGCGCGATCGCAGCGGCCCGCCAGGGCCTCGATGTGACGCTCATAAATAAGAACGAGCTGGGCGGCGTGTGCCTGCATAAGGGCTGTATACCCGTCAAGACGCTGCTAAACGTTTACCGTCTGGCCGGGGATTATAAGGGTGCAGCCTCCATGGGCCTGAAGGCGGATGCCGTCTCAGTCGACCGCCAGAAAGCGCTCGAATGGAAGGACTCGGTCGTAAAAAGGCTGGAAACAGGCATCCGGGAGCTGTGTACGGGCAGCGGTGTCCAAATCATGGAAGGCTCCTGCGCGTTCCTTTCATCGTCCAGGGCGGTCGTTAACGGCCCTTCGGGCACGCAGCACGTACAATTTAAGCGGGCGGTCATTGCGACCGGTGGCAGGCATAAGCCTTTGCCTGGCCTTCCCTTTGACGGCAGCCTGGTCATTAATCCGGACGAGGCGCTGGATATGCCCGACGAGGGGACGGTCATACTGGGCGGCGGCTATGCGGCCCTAACGATCGCGGCCCTCATGGCGTCGCAGGGGAAGAAATTCACTATCGTCCATAAGGGCGACCTGATATTATCGTTCCTGGACGAGGAGATCCTTGAGCCTGTGCTGAAAAAGTTCAGAGATAATGGCGTGGGTATCTACTCCGCCTCCTCCTGGAATGTAAAAAAGTCCGGCGATAATGTGTATATTGACTTTGATAGCGGCGGTAAGAAAGAGACGATCAAGGCGGCCAAGCTCATTCCGGATAACGGGATGATCGGCAATACGGACGGCCTGGGCCTGGAAAATACGGGCGTGAAGACCGTCCGGGACGGTTTTATCGAGGACGGCGAGAACTATCGGACCGGCGACCCTTCTATTTATGCCATCGGAGACGTGTGCGGCATGCATGGAAACGCCTGTACGGCATACAGGCAGGGGCAGTCTCTGGCGGATATACTGGCGGGGAAGCCTGGCCTGCCGGACTATTTTGCGACGCCTTTAACGATCTCGACAGACCCGGAGATCGCCTCGACAGGATATTCAGAGGAAAAAGCACGGGACTCGGGCATCGAAACTATCGTGGGCAGGTTCCCGTTCACGGCCAGTGGTAAGGCCGTTTCAACGGGAAAGACGTCCGGCTTCGTAAAAGTCATCGCCGAAAAAATCTCTCACCGGATACTCGGGATTCATGCCGTAGGGCCCGATGTATTCAATATTTGCCAGGAGGGTGCCTTCGCCATCGAGATGGGAGCTCGACTGGAGGATGTCGTTTTGACCCTTCACCCGCACCCGACTTTATGCGAGGCGGTGCGGGAGGCGTGCGCCGATGCCATCGGCATGTCGACGAGCATCACTGAAAGAAAATAGGCGTATTATCTGGAAAAGTTCCATTCGTAGCTTTCGTATTTTCGGATATTTTCCCCGGCAAGGGAATGTTCCGCTTCGCTGAGTTCCCCGAACTCCCATTCCTTTCCCATGGTAAAAGCCTTGAGTAAGGCATCATACAGGTCTTCCATGGATGCGCCGCATAATTCCCGGACACAGGCGACGCCATCACCGAACATGGCGGCGGGCTTATCGGAAAGTTTGAGTTTTGAGGGCTTGAGCACCGAGAACATCGTCGAGCGGTCCAGGCCATAGAGGATGGTGCCATGCTGGGTCAGGACGCCCTGCCTTCGCATCTGGGCACTCCCGGAGATCTTACGGCCGCCTACGATGACATCGTTGATCGGCCGGAAAGATGCTTCGATGCCGATGCCGGCAAGCCCGCGTATCAGACAGGAGCAGATCTCCCGATACGATTCCCGGATATCCTTCGAGAAGAGCGATTCGGGGGCGATGACCGCGTACGTGATCTCGCCGGCGGGATCGTGGTAGACGGCGCCGCCGCCCGTCCCGCGCCGCACGAAGTCGATGCCCAGCCTGCGGCAGGCGTCCAGGTCGATCTCGTCGCCCGCACACTGGAAACAGCCAATGGTCACGGCGCCGGGAGACCACCGGTAAAAGCGTATCGTCGGGGGCGACAAATCCTCTCTGACCAGCGAGGAGATCGCCTCGTCGATGGCCATGTTCTCGGCCGCGGAATAAGAGTTAAGATCTATGACCCGCCACATCGACGGCACCCCGGTACAATCGGGCTATGATGGGGACGTCCAGGCCCACAAGCTGAAGCCGGTTCTCGCTGACCGCCGCCTCGAGGGCTGACACGACGGCGTCGAGCGGCTCATCGCCGCGGAGACTGGAAAGTGTATTTTCAATTATGAGGATGCCTTCCCCGGGATATATAAAAAAGTCCCCTGACAGCATGACATTGCCCATCTCATCTATGCGTAGCCGGGCCAGCTTGCCGCCCGGCGCCTTCGCTTCCGTCACGAGCTCTCGGTCGGCAGGCCGCTCATCTTCCATTCCCGTATCCCGCCCTTATAATCGCGGACGTTCATAAAGCCCATTTTTGCCAGCATCTTTGCCGCGCTGCTGCTCGCCGAACAGACGAAGCTGTCGCAATAGACGATGAGCTCTTCGGCGGGCTTAAAAAGTGTTTTAGCCTTATCCAGCTCGTCCAGCGGAAGGGATATCGCTCCCTTGATGTGCTCCTTCGCATAGTCCTCACGGCCGCGCACGTCGATCAGCTTGAACGGCCCGCTGCCCTCGAGGGTCCGCTTTAAGTGCGGCAGGCTGATGAATTTGATCTGCTCGGTCGCCATCGCATCACCTTGATAATTATATATGTATGTATACAATAAAAGTTTGTGGCCTGCGGGAAAACCGTTAAAGTCACATATATAATGGCCATTTCTCCGAAGTTCTGCCCACTAATTCATAAATATATAATTGACGCAATATATTTTGTAAACAGAGTATACCCTGGGTGATACCGGGGTGTGGGTAATTGAGGAGGTAATATTATGAGGAAAATAGGGGTAGCCCTGGTCATTTTACTGCTGTTGGCCTTTTTCACGGCATCCCAGGCGGGCTTCGCGATGACCACCAGTAACATCCTGGGTCAAACGAGCATCGGCAAGTCCAAGGCAACGCTGAACGACATCCAGAAGAAGCTGACATCCGGCAGCTCGGACATCGCGAAGCAGAGCCAGCTTATGGACGCCTACGCGAAGTACATGGCCAAGCAGACGATGGGCAACGTAACTAAGAACATCAATACCGGCAAGAAAGCGGCCAAAGCCACTATCAAGGCGCCTTCGACAGCGGGCATGTCCGTACCGACGCAGGGCATCGGCGATGCCATCAAGGCGCTGGGTAACGTCGAAGTGAGCATGAAGTCGCCCGCGAGCATGGCAAAGGGCATGCAGATGCCGAAGCTTGCCGTCATGAAATAAAGCCAGACGACTTTGGGGAGCCATCCTCAAAGTCGTTTAAAAAAATTTATGCAGTCTTGATCTTCGCCACGTCTTCCAGCCCAAGCTCTTTCGTGGAGATCTCCCGCATCTTGTACTTCTGGATCTTGCCGGAGATGGTCATGGGGAACTCGTCCGTGAACTTGATATACCGGGGTATCTTGTAGTGGGCGATCTTGCCCCTGCAGAATTCCTTGATCTCATCGGACGTCACGGCCGTATCGCCCTTGAGCTTGACCCAGGCCACGAGCTCTTCGCCATACTTCATGTCGGGGACGCCAATGACCTGCACGTCGCTGATGGCCGGATGCTCGTAGAGGAACTCTTCCACTTCTCTCGGGTAAATGTTCTCTCCGCCCCGGATGACCATGTCCTTCAGGCGGCCGGTTATCTTACAGTAGTCCTCGTCATCGAGAGTGCCCAGGTCACCCGTGTGTAGCCAGCCCTCCTCGTCGATCGCCAGGTCAGTCGCTTCCTTATTCCTATAATAGCCCCGCATTATCATGTAGCCCCGGGCGCAGATCTCGCCAGGCTGGCCCCGGGGGACCATCTTTCCGGTCTTGGGATCAACGATCTTTAGCTCGCAGTGGGGCATGGGCTGCCCGACGGTCGAGACGCGCTTATCGAGCGGATCGTGCGTCGATGACATCGTGAGGCCCGGCGACGATTCAGTCTGACCATAGGTAATAACGACCTCATTCATGTTCATGAGCGTGCTGACCTTTTTCATGTATTCGATGGGGCAGGGCGAGCCCGCCATGATGCCGGTGCGCAGGGTCCTGAGGTTGAACTTTTTAAAGTCCGGGTGCTCCAGCTCGGCGATGAACATCGTGGGGACGCCGTGGACGGCAGTACACTTCTCTTTCTCGATCGCCGTGAGCGTCGATACCGGATCGAAGTGCTCGGCCGGCAGCACCATGGTCGCGCCATGGGTCATGCAGGCCAGGTTGGACAGCACCATGCCGAAGCAGTGATAGAAAGGCACCGGGATGCATAGCCTGTCCTTGTCGGTGAAGCTCATACACTCGCCGATAAAGTAGCCGTTATTGACCAGGTTATGGTGCGTGAGGACGACGCCCTTGGGGAAGCCGGTCGTGCCCGAAGTATACATGATATTGATGGGGTCGTCGAAGTCCAGGGCACACTGCAGGCCGCAGAGCACGCCATCCGGCATGT is a window from the Methanocella sp. genome containing:
- the lipA gene encoding lipoyl synthase gives rise to the protein MQEFIEEKPDWLRIKPPKTEKYRIVKKTLAELGINTVCTSAKCPNTFECWDKGSPTFLILGAVCTRACRFCAVAHARQGQEIDPEEPAAITEAVKKLGLSYVIMTSVDRDDLEDYGAGHYAACIHAIKTLSPDIRVEVIIPDFAGRVDLLRKVIDAGPDVIAHNVETVERISPTARDRKAGYYRSIDVLRNVKRYEPGVRTKSSIMLGLGEEEDEVKETIRRLHEARVDVLTMGQYLCPGDTCLPVQRYVSPEEFGRLKAFAESLGFRAVAAGPFVRSSYRAAEYFKER
- the pdhA gene encoding pyruvate dehydrogenase (acetyl-transferring) E1 component subunit alpha, coding for MLDDQYLYRLEKGETFHIIDQDGTANELDPGLPPDMLVKMYRMMVQARMFDEKAIKLQRAGRMGTYPPLSGQEAVQVGSAFALDDADWMVPSYREAGAMMARGVPMKLQYMMWMGNDLGNRIPDGVNCLPISIPVGSQMLHATGMAWAANIRKEKNAFLCYFGDGATSRGDFHEALNFAGVFQVPAVFLCSNNGFAISTPVVLQTHAETIAQKAIAYGIRGYRLDGMDVLASYVLAKDALDRAKKGEGPALIEALCYRFGPHTTADNPDLYRDKEMVEKLKRENDPVPRFRNYLARKKLWDDARDKALIEEIDSLVDAAAREAEQAPPPKFEGLVKNVFAQVPAYLEDELNYFKKVSGGGGQ
- a CDS encoding alpha-ketoacid dehydrogenase subunit beta, producing MMMNNVQAVNDALMYEMGRDPSVMVIGEDVGREGGVFRATAGLQLKYGKARVVDTPLSENGIVGTAVGLALNGMKPVAEIQFSGFVLAAYDQLMSHASRMRQRSMGRFHVPMVVRMPFGGGVRALEHHSESDETIYVQIPGLKVVAACTPTDMKGLLISAIRDPDPVVFLEHIRLYRAFREDVPEGEFTVPIGKARVALQGKDLTILAWGAMVNVSLEAAKLLRKENISAEVVDLRTLKPLDKEEVLNSVKRTGRVVIVEEAHRISGFGSDLSAIISEEAMLYLKAPILRVSGYDIRFPLYKLEDEYLPDPHRVVLAAREVMSF
- a CDS encoding dihydrolipoamide acetyltransferase family protein; this encodes MAYEFKLPDLGEGITSGEIKKWHVRKGEKVGEDQTIAEVETDKAVVELPSPVTGIVEDLRAPEGNKVNVGEVIAVIKEEGAPEAPAQPKAEETAQEARKPEVQAPPPPAEAKKVPALATPATRMLAKQLSVDIDTIKGTGPMGRITDEDVKSAAQMPVEKKPEAPPAPAPQKAMGREERIPFRGIRRTISENMMRSVSHTAQVTLVDDADLTKLVEIRERINKKLGGEAKISYLAFFVKAVVAALIAHPVLNSSLDEEKGEIVIKKYYNIGIAVDTDRGLIVPVLKDADKKSLIDISKELVHIIELTRDGKIGVEQLKGSTFTIANIGSIGGLFSTPIVNYPDVAILEMQQIRDMPRVVDGNIVIRKVMYLPLTIDHRIVDGADGQRFLNDLKRFLEDPEQLLVSMV
- a CDS encoding dihydrolipoyl dehydrogenase family protein, with product MVVGDIETGTDVLIVGAGPAGYTCAIAAARQGLDVTLINKNELGGVCLHKGCIPVKTLLNVYRLAGDYKGAASMGLKADAVSVDRQKALEWKDSVVKRLETGIRELCTGSGVQIMEGSCAFLSSSRAVVNGPSGTQHVQFKRAVIATGGRHKPLPGLPFDGSLVINPDEALDMPDEGTVILGGGYAALTIAALMASQGKKFTIVHKGDLILSFLDEEILEPVLKKFRDNGVGIYSASSWNVKKSGDNVYIDFDSGGKKETIKAAKLIPDNGMIGNTDGLGLENTGVKTVRDGFIEDGENYRTGDPSIYAIGDVCGMHGNACTAYRQGQSLADILAGKPGLPDYFATPLTISTDPEIASTGYSEEKARDSGIETIVGRFPFTASGKAVSTGKTSGFVKVIAEKISHRILGIHAVGPDVFNICQEGAFAIEMGARLEDVVLTLHPHPTLCEAVREACADAIGMSTSITERK
- a CDS encoding biotin/lipoate A/B protein ligase family protein, which codes for MWRVIDLNSYSAAENMAIDEAISSLVREDLSPPTIRFYRWSPGAVTIGCFQCAGDEIDLDACRRLGIDFVRRGTGGGAVYHDPAGEITYAVIAPESLFSKDIRESYREICSCLIRGLAGIGIEASFRPINDVIVGGRKISGSAQMRRQGVLTQHGTILYGLDRSTMFSVLKPSKLKLSDKPAAMFGDGVACVRELCGASMEDLYDALLKAFTMGKEWEFGELSEAEHSLAGENIRKYESYEWNFSR
- a CDS encoding rhodanese-like domain-containing protein → MATEQIKFISLPHLKRTLEGSGPFKLIDVRGREDYAKEHIKGAISLPLDELDKAKTLFKPAEELIVYCDSFVCSASSSAAKMLAKMGFMNVRDYKGGIREWKMSGLPTESS
- a CDS encoding AMP-binding protein — translated: MPGKVSLSYAFRGSEKPLIGKTIGDMFDEVAETYPDNDALVSLQQGKRYTYREFQKEINRIAKGLLSLGFKKGDRVAIWATNIAEWVMVQVATAKAGIIMINVNPAYRTHELEYVLRQSETQALLLIDRFKTSDYVGMINEVCPELKASKPGQLNSENLPFLKTVILIRGEKQPGMLTWDELLRMGDDMPDGVLCGLQCALDFDDPINIMYTSGTTGFPKGVVLTHHNLVNNGYFIGECMSFTDKDRLCIPVPFYHCFGMVLSNLACMTHGATMVLPAEHFDPVSTLTAIEKEKCTAVHGVPTMFIAELEHPDFKKFNLRTLRTGIMAGSPCPIEYMKKVSTLMNMNEVVITYGQTESSPGLTMSSTHDPLDKRVSTVGQPMPHCELKIVDPKTGKMVPRGQPGEICARGYMIMRGYYRNKEATDLAIDEEGWLHTGDLGTLDDEDYCKITGRLKDMVIRGGENIYPREVEEFLYEHPAISDVQVIGVPDMKYGEELVAWVKLKGDTAVTSDEIKEFCRGKIAHYKIPRYIKFTDEFPMTISGKIQKYKMREISTKELGLEDVAKIKTA